The Papaver somniferum cultivar HN1 chromosome 6, ASM357369v1, whole genome shotgun sequence genome segment CATTTACTAACTATAAACCTAACCCAGTGGAAATCCTATTTCACTAGGACAAAATTCAGCAGGGCTCCATGTATAATTTCTTTCTAAAACCCCCGTGAGCAAAATATGAAGAAGTAGGTCCATAATGCTTTTTCTGATAAAGGCACTCACTTAGACCCACCACCTCACATAATAAACAATGAAGAAAGTGGATGGGGATGGCTGCTAAGTGTTCACTAGCAAGAAGAAAAGAATCAAGACAAGAAATTCCCATGTCTATTGGAACTTACCAAAACAGTGCATCATTTTGACATCATCACTAGAAAGAAAAATGACCCATGAAATtaattaaatcttttttttttacttgttagataaaacaatttttaatctcattttggttttggttttgatttttttggaaTGTCAGGTTGGGGATCCAATTGCAGACCATAACTGTTGGGAAAGGCCGGAAGATATGGACACGGCTCGGACAGTTTATAGCGTAGAAGCACCGCAAACTGCTTCGGATGTAGCTGgtgaaacagcagcagcacttgcggCCGCATCCATGGCGTTTCGATCGTCTGATCCTGGTTACTCCGAGACGCTGTTAAGGAATTCAGTCAAAGCATTTGAATTCGCAGATAACTATAAAGGTGCTTATAGTGATAATGACGGTGTTAGATCCGGTGCTTGCCCTTTCTATTGTGATTTTAATGGATATCAGGTAAGACACCTGATAtaatgtgcatttcatttttcaGTATATGCAGAATGTTGGACAGTGTTTATTCTTTTCCTGACAGAATAAACACAAAATGATTTGTTTCCAGGATGAATTATTATGGGGTGCTGCATGGTTAAGAAGGGCCTCACAAAATGATTCATTTCTTGAATACATACAGTACAATGGTAAAACCTTAGGGGCCGAAGACAGTATTAACGAATTCGGCTGGGATAATAAACATGCCGGCATTAATGTGCTCATTTCCAAGGTAATGTTTTCACCTGACGTGACATGTCTGACATAAAATGACTACACGCTCAAGTACTGATACATGATCCATAATACTGATGCAGGAATTCCTTGAAGGAAATGTGTATTCGCTCGAATCGTATAAATTATCTGCAGATAGTTTCATGTGTACATTGATAAACGAATCATCATCTTCACACATTGAGTACACTCCTGGTGGCCTCATATACAAACCTGGTGGTAGCAACATGCAACACGTTACCTCTATCTCTTTCCTCCTCCTAGTTTACGCGAATTACCTTTCGCGGACATCACAAACCGTTAACTGTGGGAGCATCTCTGTTGGCCCCGCTTCTCTCCATCGACAAGCTAAGCAACAGGTACTTATCTCATTGGCATTTATGTGTTTCTATTTCTATAGGCATATACTTTTGCGAGTTAGCATTGCACACACATACTCATTACGCTAGGCTGTATAATTTTGCAGATTGATTACATATTAGGAGACAACCCAATGAATATGTCATACATGGTAGGATACGGAAACAAGTACCCGCAGAGAATTCACCACCGCGGCTCATCGTTACCATCAGTAAAAGACCATCCTCAAGCAATTACATGTAAGGAAGGCTCTGTATACTACAATTCAGCAAACCCCAACTCTAATACCTTAATTGGAGCAGTGGTAGGCGGTCCAGGAGAAGATGATGTGTACGACGACGACCGGGTTGATTTTCGAAAATCAGAACCTACTACATACATCAATGCTCCATTAGTTGGTGCATTGGCTTACTTTGTTTCTAACCCAAATTAACACATTAAAGAAAACCCTTGTTGAAGTGCACATAGGACCATAGGTACATAAATATACAACATATACACCACCAAATATGGTTATTAGTAACTTAAACTAATCTGATTAAGGTGGTAATAAATAGAAAAACTTAATTAGTGCCTCTCATCTTGTGGGAAGACAAGGATAGTAGAGGCTTCTTTTAAATCACAGAATTTTTGTTTCTGTAAGTCTGTTTCGATTTTCAGAGTGAGTTTgtatttttggttttcttttggTTGCTGTAGCTGTACTAGTTTTTCAAGCAATATTATCAAGAGTAATAATATGTCATGAAGATGTTTTATGTGTACTCTCTCTTTCTGGTAATTTGGTATGTGAAACTTTAAGTGAATTCCATACAAGGTTTTCTCCGTCCGACTGGCCGTTATATTTTTGAAAGAGATCAACAAACATTCCTAACAGTACAAATTGAACTTAACTGGAGAAATACTGCCAATTTTACTACTGGTTTGCAATGGTACATGGCAGACACAGTGATGCATGACTCAGAGAGAGTATTCAACAAAAAAATACATGACTAAGTGAGTTCAATGTCCGGGAGATATTATTTATTTGATTAG includes the following:
- the LOC113288775 gene encoding endoglucanase 24-like codes for the protein MRLFSFSSSSSSSSSSSFTVTSSYSNFISLLFVLVFLVTNFHSVKSDYHDYKDALSKCILFFEGQRSGFLPNDQRLNWRMNSGLGDGWQHNVDLTGGYYDAGDNIKFGFPMAFSTTLLSWSVIEFGELMPPNEFRNALVAIRWGTDYLLKTISHPNKIFVQVGDPIADHNCWERPEDMDTARTVYSVEAPQTASDVAGETAAALAAASMAFRSSDPGYSETLLRNSVKAFEFADNYKGAYSDNDGVRSGACPFYCDFNGYQDELLWGAAWLRRASQNDSFLEYIQYNGKTLGAEDSINEFGWDNKHAGINVLISKEFLEGNVYSLESYKLSADSFMCTLINESSSSHIEYTPGGLIYKPGGSNMQHVTSISFLLLVYANYLSRTSQTVNCGSISVGPASLHRQAKQQIDYILGDNPMNMSYMVGYGNKYPQRIHHRGSSLPSVKDHPQAITCKEGSVYYNSANPNSNTLIGAVVGGPGEDDVYDDDRVDFRKSEPTTYINAPLVGALAYFVSNPN